One window of Microbacterium sediminis genomic DNA carries:
- a CDS encoding DedA family protein, with protein sequence MRALETTTTGSDGWLAQLVQWLVELMDVIGPVGAGIAIAAENLFPPIPSEAILPLAGIAANRGAFPLWEAVLWATIGSVVGALVLYGIGALVGVKRLVWIADKVPLLHPEDVHRTVAWFEKHGPVAVFFGRFIPIFRSLISIPAGVVRMPIWKFLLYTASGSLIWNTIFILVGWFLGESWHIVEQYMDLFQNIVIVVVIVAIAVFVYVRVRQLVKARREGHGTDA encoded by the coding sequence ATGCGCGCGCTCGAGACGACCACCACCGGTTCAGACGGCTGGCTGGCCCAGCTGGTGCAGTGGCTCGTCGAGCTCATGGACGTGATCGGGCCGGTCGGGGCCGGCATCGCGATCGCGGCCGAGAACCTCTTCCCGCCCATCCCGAGCGAGGCGATCCTGCCGCTGGCGGGCATCGCCGCCAACCGCGGCGCCTTCCCCCTGTGGGAGGCGGTGCTGTGGGCCACGATCGGCTCCGTGGTCGGCGCCCTGGTGCTCTACGGCATCGGCGCGCTCGTCGGCGTGAAGCGCCTGGTGTGGATCGCCGACAAGGTGCCGCTGCTGCACCCCGAGGACGTGCACCGCACCGTCGCGTGGTTCGAGAAGCACGGCCCCGTGGCGGTGTTCTTCGGCCGGTTCATCCCGATCTTCCGCAGCCTCATCTCGATCCCCGCGGGCGTCGTCCGCATGCCGATCTGGAAGTTCCTGCTCTACACCGCCTCCGGCAGCCTCATCTGGAACACGATCTTCATCCTCGTCGGCTGGTTCCTGGGCGAGTCGTGGCACATCGTCGAGCAGTACATGGACCTGTTCCAGAACATCGTGATCGTCGTGGTCATCGTCGCGATCGCGGTGTTCGTGTACGTCCGCGTGCGCCAGCTGGTCAAGGCGCGCCGCGAGGGCCACGGCACCGACGCGTAG